A region from the Drosophila ananassae strain 14024-0371.13 chromosome 2L, ASM1763931v2, whole genome shotgun sequence genome encodes:
- the LOC6500910 gene encoding progestin and adipoQ receptor family member 3 isoform X1 — protein MSPRPHEILTETELAVDESTCYIRKTTKDAAGSWIDGQLVSDTDASHQFPSDEEPNVLGHGPNYDEKLSKFKWLCNFDDAPTHLKFNPYIRRGYRTFLSNKLCLQSIFWWTNETINIWSHLAGCILFIGLTIFDLQFLRTHASLSDQVLVVCLLVCFCLCMFMSAIYHIFSCKSEEHYELFLSVDFLGISLSLVAIYISGMYYAFWCHTFLRTLYSTIALGMFALAIAVQIPRLNVSMNAKVAVLLLWSAYGVIPLGHWAVAMGGLENELVRLMVPRIVIMYLLCLIAFVFYAAKIPERWFTGKVDFVGHSHNWWHLIIVGAFYHWHNTGLVYAEYRLNNGCSAPVLA, from the exons ATGAGCCCCCGGCCCCATGAGATCCTCACCGAGACGGAGCTAGCCGTCGATGAATCCACCTGCTATATCCGAAAAACGACTAAGGATGCTGCCGGTTCCTGG aTCGATGGTCAACTGGTTTCGGATACGGATGCATCTCACCAATTTCCGTCCGACGAGGAGCCCAATGTTCTGGGGCATGGACCCAACTATGACGAGAAGCTCTCCAAGTTCAAATGGCTCTGCAATTTCGATGAT GCCCCCACCCATTTGAAGTTCAATCCGTACATCCGACGCGGCTACCGCACATTCCTCTCGAACAAGTTGTGCCTGCAGAGCATTTTCTGGTGGACCAATGAGACA ATCAATATCTGGAGCCATCTGGCAGGATGCATCCTTTTCATCGGACTGACCATCTTCGATCTGCAATTCCTGCGCACCCACGCCTCCCTCAGCGATCAGGTGCTGGTGGTGTGCCTCCTGGTCTGCTTCTGTCTCTGCATGTTCATGTCCGCCATCTACCACATCTTCTCCTGCAAATCGGAGGAGCACTACGAGCTCTTCCTATCGGTGGACTTTCTGGGAATCTCCCTATCCCTAGTGGCCATTTATATTAGTGGGATGTACTATGCCTTCTGGTGTCACACCTTCCTGAGGACCCTCTACTCCACTATAGCTCTGGGTATGTTCGCCCTGGCCATTGCCGTCCAGATCCCCAGGCTGAATGTCTCCATGAACGCCAAGGTGGCGGTGCTCCTTTTGTGGTCAGCCTATGGAGTCATCCCACTGGGACACTGGGCAGTGGCGATGGGTGGCCTGGAGAATGAGCTTGTTAGG CTGATGGTGCCTCGCATTGTCATCATGTACCTGCTCTGTCTCATCGCCTTCGTGTTCTATGCGGCCAAGATCCCCGAGCGCTGGTTCACCGGAAAAGTGGACTTTGTCGGACACTCCCACAACTGGTGGCACCTCATCATCGTCGGCGCCTTCTACCACTGGCACAACACCGGCCTGGTCTACGCCGAATACCGTCTAAACAACGGCTGCAGTGCTCCAGTCCTCGCCTGA
- the LOC6500910 gene encoding progestin and adipoQ receptor family member 3 isoform X2 yields the protein METTIVTTTTTTELKCFVRGSKKKDIDGQLVSDTDASHQFPSDEEPNVLGHGPNYDEKLSKFKWLCNFDDAPTHLKFNPYIRRGYRTFLSNKLCLQSIFWWTNETINIWSHLAGCILFIGLTIFDLQFLRTHASLSDQVLVVCLLVCFCLCMFMSAIYHIFSCKSEEHYELFLSVDFLGISLSLVAIYISGMYYAFWCHTFLRTLYSTIALGMFALAIAVQIPRLNVSMNAKVAVLLLWSAYGVIPLGHWAVAMGGLENELVRLMVPRIVIMYLLCLIAFVFYAAKIPERWFTGKVDFVGHSHNWWHLIIVGAFYHWHNTGLVYAEYRLNNGCSAPVLA from the exons ATGGAAACTACTATTGTAaccaccacaacaacaaccgaATTGAAATGTTTTGTTCGTGGCAGCAAAAAGAAAGAT aTCGATGGTCAACTGGTTTCGGATACGGATGCATCTCACCAATTTCCGTCCGACGAGGAGCCCAATGTTCTGGGGCATGGACCCAACTATGACGAGAAGCTCTCCAAGTTCAAATGGCTCTGCAATTTCGATGAT GCCCCCACCCATTTGAAGTTCAATCCGTACATCCGACGCGGCTACCGCACATTCCTCTCGAACAAGTTGTGCCTGCAGAGCATTTTCTGGTGGACCAATGAGACA ATCAATATCTGGAGCCATCTGGCAGGATGCATCCTTTTCATCGGACTGACCATCTTCGATCTGCAATTCCTGCGCACCCACGCCTCCCTCAGCGATCAGGTGCTGGTGGTGTGCCTCCTGGTCTGCTTCTGTCTCTGCATGTTCATGTCCGCCATCTACCACATCTTCTCCTGCAAATCGGAGGAGCACTACGAGCTCTTCCTATCGGTGGACTTTCTGGGAATCTCCCTATCCCTAGTGGCCATTTATATTAGTGGGATGTACTATGCCTTCTGGTGTCACACCTTCCTGAGGACCCTCTACTCCACTATAGCTCTGGGTATGTTCGCCCTGGCCATTGCCGTCCAGATCCCCAGGCTGAATGTCTCCATGAACGCCAAGGTGGCGGTGCTCCTTTTGTGGTCAGCCTATGGAGTCATCCCACTGGGACACTGGGCAGTGGCGATGGGTGGCCTGGAGAATGAGCTTGTTAGG CTGATGGTGCCTCGCATTGTCATCATGTACCTGCTCTGTCTCATCGCCTTCGTGTTCTATGCGGCCAAGATCCCCGAGCGCTGGTTCACCGGAAAAGTGGACTTTGTCGGACACTCCCACAACTGGTGGCACCTCATCATCGTCGGCGCCTTCTACCACTGGCACAACACCGGCCTGGTCTACGCCGAATACCGTCTAAACAACGGCTGCAGTGCTCCAGTCCTCGCCTGA